In [Clostridium] cellulosi, one genomic interval encodes:
- the xerC gene encoding Tyrosine recombinase XerC (High confidence in function and specificity) produces the protein MDIRLYNASCKTVKDFLVYMETIRGKSPRTVNEYALDLRTFFRFIKRKRGLVDSKVDFEDITVDDVDVETIASVTLGDIYEYLIYIQNERHNNASTRARKVSSLKTFYKYACDKVGIVKENPTINLETPKKKKSLPKYLSLEESLKVLEGIDGEYKERNYCIITLFLNCALRLSELVGINFGDIHKDYIKVTGKGNKERNIYLNKACIDAINRYKKVRPYNNVKDKDAFFISRLGKRISPKTVQWIVYRFLDQAGLSGKGYSVHKLRHTAATLMYQQGGVDIRVLKEILGHESLSTTEIYTHLSSTQAKHAVESSPLANVKFNKEKDKTE, from the coding sequence ATGGATATACGTTTATATAATGCATCGTGCAAAACAGTTAAAGATTTCCTCGTGTATATGGAAACAATAAGAGGAAAATCACCAAGAACTGTTAACGAATATGCATTGGATCTAAGAACCTTTTTTCGCTTCATAAAACGAAAACGCGGTCTTGTTGATAGTAAAGTAGACTTTGAAGATATAACTGTAGACGATGTAGATGTTGAGACTATTGCTTCCGTTACACTTGGAGATATCTATGAGTATCTGATATATATACAAAATGAGCGTCATAACAACGCTTCGACAAGGGCGCGGAAGGTTTCAAGCCTTAAAACATTTTACAAATACGCCTGTGATAAGGTTGGAATTGTAAAAGAAAATCCGACAATTAATCTTGAAACGCCGAAAAAGAAAAAATCACTGCCCAAGTACCTTTCGCTTGAAGAGAGTCTAAAGGTCCTCGAAGGTATTGATGGCGAATACAAAGAAAGAAATTACTGCATAATCACTTTATTTTTGAACTGCGCTTTGCGGTTGTCTGAACTTGTAGGGATAAATTTTGGAGATATACATAAGGATTATATAAAGGTTACTGGAAAAGGAAATAAGGAGCGAAATATTTACCTTAATAAAGCTTGCATTGATGCTATTAACAGATATAAAAAAGTAAGACCTTATAATAACGTAAAAGATAAAGATGCATTTTTTATCAGCAGACTTGGCAAAAGGATTAGTCCGAAAACTGTTCAGTGGATCGTTTATCGGTTTCTTGATCAAGCTGGGCTCAGTGGAAAAGGTTATTCTGTACATAAGCTGCGCCATACTGCAGCAACTCTTATGTACCAGCAAGGCGGCGTTGATATCCGTGTCCTTAAAGAAATTCTCGGCCATGAAAGCCTGTCTACAACGGAAATATATACTCACCTGTCAAGCACTCAGGCAAAACACGCCGTGGAAAGTTCTCCCCTTGCCAATGTAAAATTCAATAAAGAGAAAGATAAGACTGAATAA
- a CDS encoding putative membrane protein (Hypothetical protein), which translates to MGFLGFGNYAKPGRGVSKDEPKKKSFFLFFELYFRKFWKLIEVNMLYFVLCIPFFIPFILVNTYFPNPVLYYISMIPFIGIAVVTSGFTYVLRNFAREMPVFIWADFIDTMKKNWKQSLIIGTIDFVAFFIISFSLNFYYQQISTNNIFSIPFVLSILFTVIFVFMQYYIFPMLITFYLNIRQILKNAFIFAFAGLGYNIVITFFCGLLALVVYLFSPLTLFLIPFLILSTFGFIIVFNSWHVIDKYMMPKDEDSDNEDDEDIIFKDRGRER; encoded by the coding sequence ATGGGTTTTTTAGGTTTCGGAAACTATGCTAAACCTGGACGGGGCGTCAGCAAGGATGAGCCAAAGAAGAAAAGCTTCTTTCTGTTTTTTGAACTTTACTTCAGGAAATTTTGGAAACTTATCGAAGTAAATATGCTTTACTTCGTTTTATGCATACCTTTTTTTATCCCGTTCATTTTGGTAAACACGTATTTCCCTAATCCAGTTTTATATTATATTTCAATGATACCATTTATAGGTATTGCAGTTGTCACCTCTGGTTTTACTTATGTACTGCGTAACTTTGCGCGTGAAATGCCTGTATTTATTTGGGCTGATTTCATTGACACGATGAAAAAGAACTGGAAACAGTCCTTGATAATCGGTACGATTGATTTCGTTGCATTCTTTATCATAAGCTTTTCACTTAATTTCTACTATCAACAGATATCAACAAACAATATATTTTCTATTCCCTTTGTTTTAAGTATCCTGTTTACTGTAATATTTGTTTTTATGCAGTATTACATTTTCCCAATGCTCATAACATTTTATCTTAACATTAGGCAAATTTTAAAAAATGCTTTTATTTTTGCTTTTGCAGGTTTAGGTTACAACATTGTCATAACATTCTTTTGCGGTTTGTTGGCATTAGTCGTTTATTTATTTAGTCCGTTGACGTTGTTCCTGATCCCGTTTCTTATACTGAGTACATTTGGTTTTATAATCGTATTTAATTCATGGCATGTAATTGATAAATACATGATGCCAAAGGATGAGGATTCAGATAATGAAGATGATGAAGATATCATCTTTAAAGATAGAGGCCGCGAAAGATAA
- the xerD gene encoding Tyrosine recombinase XerD (High confidence in function and specificity), which produces MVDYLTGFIVYLETTKSASANTIDAYKRDISQYLDYVINIKKKNLSDISTSDVLDFIELLQKKGKSESTIVRCAASVRCFYKYLIAIGEAHQNPALGLKLSHEKKRLPEILTSEEVDLLLSQPSCEDFKGCRDKAMLELLYATGIRVSELVSLNISDINLELGILYCRGEYKSRIIPVYKDAIDAVMNYLVLLGNEYQLDSNRALFVNHNGGRLSRQGFWKIIKQYAKQAGINKTITPHTLRHSFAAHLLENGADLKSIKEMLGHADISSTQVYTQIVSNHFREVYNKCHPRA; this is translated from the coding sequence GTGGTCGATTATTTAACAGGATTTATTGTCTATTTAGAGACTACAAAATCAGCGTCAGCCAATACGATTGACGCTTATAAACGTGATATATCGCAATATTTAGATTATGTTATAAATATTAAAAAGAAAAATCTCTCCGATATTTCCACTTCTGATGTTTTAGACTTTATTGAATTATTGCAAAAGAAAGGAAAATCGGAGTCGACGATAGTACGCTGTGCTGCATCCGTAAGGTGCTTTTATAAGTATCTTATTGCGATAGGAGAAGCACATCAAAATCCCGCGTTAGGGCTAAAGCTTTCACATGAAAAGAAACGTTTACCGGAAATACTAACAAGTGAAGAGGTTGATTTACTGCTCAGCCAACCTTCATGCGAAGATTTTAAAGGCTGCCGTGACAAAGCTATGCTTGAGCTCTTATATGCTACGGGTATAAGAGTGTCAGAGTTGGTTTCGCTTAATATAAGTGATATAAACCTTGAATTGGGCATACTTTATTGCCGAGGCGAATATAAAAGTAGAATAATTCCCGTATATAAAGACGCGATTGATGCAGTAATGAATTACCTCGTTTTATTGGGCAATGAATATCAATTAGACAGCAATCGCGCACTTTTTGTCAATCATAACGGCGGAAGATTGTCCAGACAAGGTTTTTGGAAAATAATAAAGCAATATGCGAAACAAGCGGGGATAAATAAAACGATAACGCCTCACACCTTGAGGCACTCGTTTGCCGCTCATTTGCTTGAAAATGGAGCTGATTTGAAGTCAATTAAAGAAATGCTCGGTCATGCCGATATTTCTTCAACACAAGTGTATACACAGATTGTAAGCAACCATTTCAGAGAAGTTTATAATAAATGTCACCCAAGAGCATGA
- a CDS encoding hypothetical protein (Family membership), with protein MERNRTRIKEHSRQNTQLSKNVKRALLRQYLLFMVLVLAGILTGSIYINSAGVTKSALEGTGFFMQDLVSSEAASKGFLSLAVCSFFPSAALICISYMLGLCAVGFPFEFVIPILYGTFTGASMASIYIRFGAKGLLICLLFILPQALITVLAIIVASREGFKFSKQISHVILRGVQKNLTIMFRTYCFKYAICFVLAAIASIIQALSIILFSKIFLS; from the coding sequence TTGGAACGTAATAGAACACGGATTAAAGAACATTCAAGACAAAATACGCAGCTTTCTAAAAATGTAAAACGAGCTTTGCTTAGGCAGTATTTGCTGTTTATGGTTCTTGTATTAGCCGGTATTTTAACGGGTTCTATATACATCAATTCGGCCGGTGTAACAAAGTCGGCACTTGAAGGTACCGGTTTTTTTATGCAGGATTTAGTTTCATCAGAAGCCGCGTCAAAAGGATTTTTGTCTCTTGCTGTTTGTTCATTTTTTCCTTCTGCCGCGCTTATATGTATATCTTACATGTTAGGTCTCTGTGCTGTCGGATTTCCCTTTGAATTTGTAATACCGATTCTGTATGGAACATTTACTGGCGCATCAATGGCTTCTATATATATAAGATTTGGAGCAAAGGGCCTTCTTATATGTTTGCTGTTTATTCTACCTCAGGCATTAATTACAGTGCTTGCGATAATTGTTGCAAGCAGGGAAGGTTTCAAATTTTCAAAGCAAATATCTCATGTGATTTTGCGCGGGGTGCAAAAGAACCTCACTATTATGTTTCGGACATATTGTTTTAAATATGCGATATGTTTTGTATTAGCTGCCATTGCCTCAATAATTCAAGCTTTATCCATAATACTTTTTTCTAAAATATTTCTTTCTTAA